AGCGGCTCTGGCAGGTGCGCGCGAAACGGGTGATCATCGCCGCCGGCGCCATCGAGCGGCACATGCTCTTTCCGAACAACGACCGGCCGGGCATCATGCTGGCCTCGGCCGCGCGCACCTATCTCAATCATCATGGCGTCGCCATCGGTCGCAAGGTCGGTGTCTACACGGCGAATGACAGCGCCTATGCGGCCGCAATCGACCTGCGCAAGGCGGGCGTCGAGATTCCGGCGATCGTCGACATGCGCGACGATCCCGACAGCGGCCTGCTGGAAGAGGCCAAGGCGCTCGGCATCCGCGTCCTGACCGGCCATGCGGTCACCGGCGCGGGCGGCAAGCTTCGTGTGGCCTCGATGTCGGTGCAGCGCAAGGACGGAGGACCGGCGGAGGTAATCCCGGTCGACGCGCTGATCATGAGCGCCGGCTGGACGCCATCGGTCCACATGTATTCGCAATCGCGCGGCAAGGTGGTGTGGGACGAGGAAAGCGGCCGCTTCCTGCCAGGCGAATATCCGCAGGATGCAGTTTCGGTCGGTGCTTGCAACGGCACCGACGATCTCCCGGAAGCGGTAGCCGAGGCCATTGCGGCCGGCGAGAAGGCGGCAAAGGCCGTGCGCCCCAGGGCGAAAAATGCAAACCTCAAGGTCAAGGTTTCCGGCGCCGGGCAATGGTCGGGCAGCGCTCTCGGCGCTGGTCCAGGCGCGGAGCAAGGCAAGATGGTAAAGGCCTTCGTCGACTATCAGAACGACGTGACGGCGAAGGACATCCGGCTTGCCGTGCAGGAGGGCATGCATTCCATCGAGCACGTGAAGCGCTTCACCACCAACGGCATGGCCACCGATCAGGGAAAGCTTTCCAACCTGCACGGCCTGGCGATTGCCGCCGAGACGCTCGGCAAGCCGATTCCGCAGGTGGGGCTGACGACCTTCCGCCCGCCTTACACGCCGACGACCTTCGGTGCGATCGTCAACCATGCGCGCGGCAAACTGTTCGACCCGGTGCGCAAGACGCCGATGCACGAGGCCGAGGAAGCGGCTGGCGCGGTGTTCGAGGATGTCGGCCAGTGGAAGCGAGCCTGGTACTACCCGCGCTCCGGCGAGGACATGCATGCCGCCGTCAATCGCGAGTGCCGCACGGTGCGCGAGGTTGCCGGCATGTTCGATGCCTCGACGCTGGGCAAGATCGAGGTGGTCGGGCCCGACGCGGCGAAATTCCTCGACCTGATGTACACCAACCCCTTCATGAAGCTCGGCGTGGGCAGGCTGCGTTACGGCATCATGTGCCGCGAGGACGGTTTCATCTACGATGACGGCGTGGTGGCGCGCATCGCCGAAGATCGCTTCCACGTGACGACGACGACCGGCGGCGCACCGCGCGTGCTTCATCACATGGAGGACTATCTCCAGACCGAGTTTCCCGATCTCAAGGTGTGGCTGACCTCGATCACGGAACAATGGGCGGTGATCGCCGTACAGGGGCCGAAAGCCCGCGAGATCGTGGAGCCCTTCGTCGAGGGCGTCGACCTCTCAAACGAGGCCTTCCCGCACATGAGCTTCGCCGAGGCGAGGGTCTGCGGCATACCGGCCCGGCTGTTCCGCATGTCCTTCACCGGAGAGGCCGGTTACGAGATCAACGTGCCGGCGGATTACGGCCCCGTGGTGTGGAACGCGATTCACGAACGCGGCACGCCCATGGGAATGTGTCTCTACGGCACCGAGACCATGCACGTCCTGCGCGCGGAGAAGGGCTACATCATCGTCGGGCAGGACACCGACGGAACGGTCACGCCGCACGATGCGGGACTTTCCTGGGCGGTCGGCAAGAAGAAGGCCGACTTTGTCGGCATACGCGGACTGAAGCGTCCCGACCTCGTCGCGGAGGGCCGGCGCCAGCTCGTCGGCCTGACCGTGAAGGACGGGAAAACCGTGCTGGAGGAGGGGGCGCAGATCGTCGCCGACCCGAACCAGCCCGTGCCGATGAAGATCATCGGATGGGTGTCGTCATCCTACTGGTCGGAAAATTGCGGACAGCCGATCGCCCTGGCGCTGGTCGAGAACGGTTTCAGGCGCATGGGCGAGACGCTCTACGTACCGATGCCTGACAGGGTGATCGAGGTGGAAGTGCGCGATACGGTGTTCTTCGACAAGGAAGGAGGCAGACTCAATGGCTGACAATGCTGTTTTCCGCACGCTTCCGCTTGCCGGCCAGACGCTTGGCGGGTCCGGAGTCTCGATCGCAGCCGCGCCGGAGGCATGGCGCGTCAGCCTGCGCGCTGGCGGAACGTCGGTTGCCGCGCTGTCTAAGGCCCTGGGCGTGACGCTGCCGAAAAAGCCGAAGACTTCGTCGTCGAACGGCAGCCGGCACGCGCTGTGGCTCGGCCCGGACGAGTGGCTGGTGATAGACGAATCTGCGGATCCGTCGACCGATTGCGCCTCGGTAAAAGCGGTGCACAGCGCCGTCGATATCTCGCACCGGAACACGGCAATCCTCGTATCCGGCCCCGCGGCAGCCGATGTCATCAACGCCGGATGTCCGCAGGACCTGTCCATCGAGGCTTTCCCGGCGGGCGCGTGCTCGCGCACGGTGCTCGGCAAGATCGAGGTGGTGCTTTACCGCGTTGACGAGGAAAGCTTCCGCGTGGAGTGCTGGCGGTCGTTCTCCGAATATGCTTTCGACTTCCTGACCGACGCGGCACGCGCGGCCTAGCCACGCATCAGTGGCGCTCCAGCACCGCCATGGTGATCCAGGTGGCCGCCAGTGCCGGCTTCGTGCCGTTCTCGATTTCCAGCGTCACGTCATAGGTCGATATCACGCGGCCGGACGGGCGAATGTCGGCATCGGCCAGCTTGAATACCGCGCGTATCCGCGCGCCGGCCCTGACCGGCGCCATGAAACGAACCTTGTCGAAGCCGTAGTTGATTCCCATCGTCGAGCCCTCGAGCTGCGGCAGAGCCTCGTATGCAAGCGTCGACAGCAGCGAGAGGGTTAGGAAACCGTGCGCAATGGTGCCGCCAAAGGGCGTTTCCCTTGCTGCCCGCTCGGGATCGAGATGGATCCACTGGTGGTCGTCGGTGGCGTCGGCAAAGAGATTGATCATCTCCTGGGTGACTGTCCGCCAATCCGAGCGCCCGATTTCTGTACCGATCGCGCCCGGAATATCGTCAACGGTAATGGTGGCCATCTCTTTTCCCACGCCCAGGTTTCGGTGGCGCCTGCTTACGCAGGGGCGCCGGTGCAATCAACCCCGTCTGCAGTCGAACGGATCGGCCGTGTCCGGGATGTCAGAAACGATTCGACCGTTCACGTGATTCGCATGCAACGAAGATGATCGGGGATGCCTTGCCATCAATGCAGGGGGCTGGAGAATGGTGGGCGGTACTGGGATTGAACCAGTGACCCCTTCGATGTCAACGAAGTGCTCTCCCGCTGAGCTAACCGCCCTTCCAGAGCCGGGCATACACCACAAGAGATGCCGGTGGTCAATACCGCAATTGCGACAAATATGGCATCGCGGTGAAGGCGGTCAGGCCGCCTTGATCATCTTGTCGACTTCCGAGACCAGCTCGCGCAGGTGGAACGGCTTGGAGAGCACCTTGGCGTCCTTCGGCGCGTTCGAATCGGGGTTGAGCGCGACGGCGGCGAATCCGGTGATGAACATCACCTTCAGGTCCGGGTCGAGTTCGGTGGCGCGGCGTGCCAGTTCGATGCCGTCCATCTCCGGCATGACGATGTCGGTAAGCAGCAGCGAGAAGGGTTCTTCGCGAAGCCGTTCGTAGGCCGCGGCCCCGTTGTCAAAATCGACGACCTGGTAGCCAGCCTTCTCCAGAGCCCTTACGAGGAAGGCGCGCATATCGTTGTCGTCTTCGGCGAGAAGAATGCGGTTCATGATTAACCTGTTCTGTTTCCACGCAAAAAGCGAGGTAGAAATTGGCTGCCACAGTCATGACCGGGCAGCGTAAACAACCGGTTTATTTCGACCCGATTTGCGATGATTGGCAAGAGTTTTCACAACATCGCGACACGCGCCAGACTGGACAGGGCGGAAGCCTCCTGTCAACAATCCCGTAAACTCACGGGAATCAGAGGCGCTGTTTTTTCGTAACATGCTTTGCGAACCGGATTTCACCAATCATCCCGCCTTCGAAGTAAGGCAGCCGGCCGAACAGCGGGTTCCATTCGTATTCAACTCGCCGCACAGCGGCCGGTACTATCCGGAACGCTTTCTTGGCATGAGCCGGCTGGACCGGATATCCATTCGCCGCTCGGAAGACTATTTCGTGGAAGAGCTGTTTTCGGGGGCAGTGCCGCTCGGTGCGCCGATGCTTCTGGCACATTTCCCGCGAGCCTATCTGGACGTCAACAGGGAACCGTACGAACTCGATCCGCGCATGTTCGGCGAGCGGCTGCCGCCCTACGTCAATTCGCGTTCGATCCGCGTAGCCGGCGGGTTGGGCACCATCCCGCGCGTCGTATCCGAGGGGATCGAGATCTACGGAAAACGCTTGCCGGTTGCCGAGGCGCAGGCGCGAATCGCCAACATCTACAAGCCCTATCACCAGACCCTTCGCGATCTTCTCGCGCAGACCCACCGTCGTTTCGGATTTGCGGTGCTCATAGACTGCCATTCCATGCCAGCGTCCGTACGGTACGGGCAGGACGGTGTCCGGCCAGACTTCATCATCGGCGACCGCTTCGGAACCAGCGCCAGCCGGGAATTGAGCGAAGCAGCCATGTCGATCCTTTCGGGAATGGGGTACCTGGTGACCTCCAACAAGCCCTATGCCGGCGGTTTCATCACCGAGCACTACGGCCGCCCGCTCAAGGGACTGCACGCCCTGCAGATCGAGGTCAATCGCGGACTTTACATGGATGAGCCGACGATCACCAAGAAGGCGTCCTTTCACCTTCTGCAGGAAGACATCGCCTCATTCATATCGCAGCTCATGTCCCTGCCTGACAGCAACTTCTTCGATTATTCAGTCGCGGCCGAATAGGCGGCAGTCGCAAAAAAAAAGCCGCATCAAGGTTGATGCGGCCAAAATCTAGGGAGGAAACGCCCAAGGAGGGCGTGGCAGCGTGCTGCCATCCCAAAGATCGTGTTGCGATGCACAAATGTCAATGTGCACCGCAGAAACTTTTCTGCGGCGCTTGTGGTTTTCGGGATTTTTCAGCAGATGGGGACAATGAACACTCGAAGACTGCCCGATATCGCCTTCCTGCAACGCCTTGCAGCCGCAGCTGCTGCGGAGACCCTGCCCCTGTTTCGCAATCCGGCCCTTGTCGAGAACAAGGATTCGGAGGGGTTCGACCCGGTCACGGCCGCCGACAAACAGGCGGAAACAGCGATCCGATCGCTGATCGAGCATGAGTTTCCCGAGCATGGTATAGTCGGCGAGGAACATGGCACGATACGAAGCGAACACCCGTTGGTCTGGATCATAGATCCGATTGACGGGACGCGTGCCTTCATATCCGGTCTGCCGGTCTGGGGAACGCTGGTCGGTCTGAAGATCGATGGCCTTGCTCGCATCGGGTTCATGTCCCAGCCCTATACCGGAGAGTTGTTTGTCGCCGATGGCGACAGGAGCCTGTTGCTGCGGGACGGCGCGACGCCGGTGACGCTTGCGACGCGCAAGAATCACACGGTATCGGACGCGACACTGTTCACGACTACGCCGGCGCTGTTCAGCGGCGCGACGCGAGATGCCTATGATCGCCTGGAAGAAAAGGTGCGTCTCGCCCGCTACGGCTGCGATTGCTACGCCTTTGCCATGCTTGCTGCCGGATTTGCCGACATCGTCATCGAGGCCGGGCTGAAGACCTACGACATCGCGGCCCTTATCCCGTTGGTGGAACAGGCAGGCGGCGTCGTGACGACGTGGGACGGCGGCAATGCAGTCGATGGTGGCGATGTTGTTGCTGCGGCGACGCCGCAACTGCACGCAGCCGCTCTCGACATTCTCAATCGCTAGAGCCGGCCGCCGGCAGGCCGGGTTCGGCGCCGCTGCCGGGAATGAATGCCAGAAGTGCAGCCATGAACTGCTCCCTGTAGATGTCGGCCTCCTGCATCAGTTCATGGCGGGCGCCGTCAATGGTGAGAAGGGATGCAGAACGCAGCCTGGTCGTCAGGGTCTCGATGGCGGCGTTGGAGACCACGCTCTCAGCGCCGGCCATCAGTACTAGGGTCGGTGTCGTTGTCCGCGCCATGTGTTCCGGGTCGCTCACCACGTCGATTGCCCTGAACGCCGCCGATACCCAGGAGGCGGAGGGACCGCCAATGGCCAGTTCCGGATGTTCTGCCAGCACGGAGGTGTTCCGGGCATAACGGTCGGAATCCGATGTCAGCGGGTTGATCTCGAAAGGCTTGCGCAACCGCGCCGCCGAGCCGCCATAGACGTAGAGATTGCCCAGCCCCAGAAATCCCATCATCTTTGTAACGGCCCGTGTTGCGCCGTGCTTGAAATCGGACGCGGGCAAGCCGAGAAACGGCGAACTCAGCACCATGCGGCGTATCCGATTCACATAGGCCGGGGCCGTGTATAGGGCTGCGAGGGCGCCGCTCGAATGGCCCAGAATGAAATAGGGCGGACGGCAGTCGGGCAGGACTATCTGTTCGAAGACCGTGTCGAGATCGATGGCATATTGTTCGAAAGAATCGACATATCCGGAATCGATGCGGCGAAAGAAGCGCTGCGAGCCGCCTTGTCCGCGCCAGTCGAAGGCGACCACATCGAAGCCCGCATCGAGAATGTCCGAGATCGTCTCGAAGTATTTCTCGATGAATTCGTTGCGCCCCTGGAGGATGACGACAGTGCCCTTGACCGGGTTGGCGTCGGCGCGAAACCGGGCATACCGGACAGAGAAACCGTCCGGTGTTTCGACATGGCCATCGGCGGCGATATCCGGAGCCGGATTGGATTCTGTAAACCGAAGCGTGGTCATGAAAAGCGGATTCGGCCCTGATGCGAACCGCACAAGGTCTACGGGTGTCGGTCGGAAAAATCAAAGAAAAACCGGGAGCGCCGCAAAGCGCTCCCGGCGTGACGACCGAACAGGAAGGGACGATACAGTTCGGCCGAAGTTGGCGTCAGTGGATGCCGAAATGGTAGGAGAAGCCGCCGGTACGGCCGTGGAAGGTCACGCCGGGCCGATGGCGAGTATGAAACAACGGTTTGCGTGACAGGACGCGAGCGGTGCGGCCATCGACGACGAGGCGGACCGGCCCTCGGCGGCTGGTTGCATGCAGCACGTAGTCTCCGTGGCGCATCCGGATGTTGCGGATGTTGCGATAGCCTTTCCGGTGCAGCGATTTGATGACCGCACGGCGTGGCAGGATGCGACGTTGATGCCTGATGTAGCCTCGGTCATGTTGAGCGACGAGATTTGCCTGGACACCGTTAGCGGGAGTGGCGACGGTCGCGGCAACCGGCATTGCCGAGGTGGCGGAAACGGTACCGGCGGAAAAAAGCGCTGCGAAAGCGGCAGTGGCGATGACATTCTTCATGATCGGTCTCCCTTTCGGTTCCGGCCCGTGATGGCCGGCGGTTATCAGGCGTGGAGACACAATGGCCCAACCCGGCTGAACCGAACCGGAAGGCCTTGTTCATCTGGCGTTCAGGAAGGAAATTCCGCGCCCTTGAACGCGTTTCGGTGAATCACCAGATAGATCGGGCGGACGCCGTACGGGTCCGTTGGCATTCAATGGCTGCGCCTCGAGCAGGGTGGCCGCGCATGCCAAACGCAACACAGTCGCTCACGAATGGAGGACACCCATGCGTCATGTAGACTATTCGCCCCTTTTCCGCTCGACCGTCGGATTCGACCGACTTTTCTCCATGCTGGACACGCTTGCCCAGCCGGAGCACAACGGTCAGACCTATCCGCCTTACAACATCGAGCGCACGGGCGAGAACAACTATCGCATAACGATGGCCGTTGCAGGCTTTTCCGAGGATGACCTGTCGATCGAAGCCCGCGCCAATGTCTTGACTGTCGCCGGCGCGAAGCCGGAACAGAAGGACGAGGAGAAGCGCGAGTTTCTGCATCGCGGCATCGCTTCGCGCGCCTTCGAGCGTCGTTTCCAGCTCGCCGATTATGTGGAAGTGAAATCCGCCGAGCTGAAGAACGGTCTCTTGCATATCGACCTCGAGCGCGAGATTCCCGAAGCGATGAAGCCGCGCAAGATCGCGATCAAGAATGGCCAGGACAAGAATGGCAAGCAGATCGAGGCGAAGGCCGTCAACTGAGACATTCGCGGAATGATCCAATTATCCGGTCACACGCCGTTGCGCCGGTTCCTCCCTGCCGGCAGGCACGGCGATGGGAAGGCGGGGGAAACCCCGCCTTTTCTCATGACGGATCAAGGTTGGCGGAAGCGTCGCGCCAGAAGATGGTCGAGTGACAACCGGCCGGGGCCGTTGGCGACGATCATCAGCATCAGGAAAACCCACATCATGCGCTGGTCGAATATGATCGAATCGGGAAAGCGATCGAACATCGCGCCGACATATTTTCCGGAAAGGCCGTGGAAGGCGATGTCGACGTAGCTCTGCACCGCGATGAAGGCAATCATTCCGAGCGCGGCGATGCGACTGAACAGCCCGAGCACGATAAGCAGCGGTAGCGCGATCTCCGCCATCGTGCCGAGAATGACCACGAAATCCCAGTAGAACGGAATCGCGTCAACATCTGCGCCATGATCCTCGAACACTGGCGGCAGAATGGACGCATAGGCGCCGACCGACGGTTTGAGGAAACCGAAGACTCCGTCCCCGAGCTTGTTCCAGCCGGAATTCAGGTAATAGAGGAGAAGCAGGCTGGCGAAGGCGAAGCGAGCGGCAAAGCCGTTGAACCAGCCCGAGAGTCCGTTTTCCAGGCTCCTGAAAATCCGGTCGTGCAGTCTGGCGAGCGCCTTGACCTGCGCGGGAAGGAAAGCGTCCTGCACGTCTTTCGTATCGGCGATGTCGCTCATTGTGCTTGTCCCGTTTGGCTATTGTGTCGCGACCGCGGCGAAAGCGCCGGTGCTCAGAAGGCCCGTGATCGCCGACGCGACGTCGAATGACCCGGCCTTGGCGAGGCCGGCGGCGGCGGCTTCGCCGAGCGCGCCACCCTGAATGAGACACGAGAAAAAGGCGTCGTGGCCGTCGTCGAGCGCAATGACAATGACCTCATGGCCGGGGCGCGTGACCAGGGCGCTTTGTGCGCGGGCGGCGTCGATGCGGCCGACGGTCTCGTGATTGCGGTTGGCGTCGAATATGTCGAAGACCGCGTATTCCGAGATGACGAGACCGGTGGCGGGGTGCGGCGCGAAGGTCACGCTCTCCAGGGCGGACGGCGGGATCTCGCCGAGTACGGCGGGGGCGAGCGGCTCCACATCGGCCGCGTGATAGGCCGTGAGCCAGGCGCGCTCGAGCCGGGCGACGTCGGCAAGATAGGGCATCCGGCGGGTATGCTCGAACGTTTCAACGAAGGCTGGAAATTCGTGGCCGTAGAGAAACAGCAGCGGCGAGACCGGGGGATGGGCGCGGACGAATTCGCGCGCCATGTCGCGGAACAGCGTCTCGCCGGCGATGCGCCTGACCGCCGGGAAGATGTCGGCAAGCGCGTTGATCAGGCTGACGGTGACGTTGTTGCGGTAGACATTGAAGCGCCTGACCGCCTTCTTGCCGCGCGGACCGACGACATGGGCCGGCTCGTCGTGGCGCGGGTCGAGGATCGATGCGCAGAAGTCCGCGGTGTCCAGGGCGGGATGGTCAGCTTCCGGTCGCATGGCTCTTGCCCATCATGAAGGTGCGCGCGGCCTCGTCGAGAATGCGGTCCGCCGCCTCGGCCTCGGCACGCAATACCGGCCAGTCGGGCAGATCGGAGTCCCATTCGACCAGGGTCGGCACGGGCCCGCACTGCCGGACGACGACCGAGAACAGGTCCCAGACCGCGTCCGCAACGGGCGCGTCGTGGCTGTCGATCAGCAGCGGATCGCCTTCGTCGTCTTCCTGTACCGCGTGTCCGGCGAGGTGGATCTCGCCGACATGCTCCATCGGATAGTCCACGAGGTAGGACATCGGCGAGAAGCCGTGATTGGTGGCGGAGACGAAGACGTTGTTGACGTCGAGCAGCAGGCCGCAGCCGGTACGGCGCACGATCTCGCGGAGGAAGTCGGTCTCGCTCATCGTCGAGTTGTCGAAGACGACATAGGTCGACGGATTCTCGAGCAGTATCCGGCGGCCGATGTGGTCCTGCATCCGTTCGACATGCGCGCAGACGTGTCCCAGCGTCTCCTCCGTGTAGGGCAGGGGCAGCAGATCGTTCATGAACACCTCGTCGTGGGTCGACCAAGCGAGATGCTCGGAGACGAGCGCCGGCTCGTAGCGCTCGACCAGCGCCCTGAAACGGTCGAGATGGTCGGCGCTCAGCGGTCGCGGCCCGCCGATCGACATGCAGACGCCGTGCAGCGAGAGCGGGAAGTCCCGGCGTACGCGCTCCAGCGCCCGGTGCGGAAAGCCGCCGTCGCCCATGTAATTCTCGGCATGGACCTCAAGGAATCCGACCGGGCCGGGATCGGACAGGATTGCGTCGAGATGGGCATGCTTGAAGCCGACCCCGGCCGAGGCCGGAATACGGGCGGTGCTGGCCGCAAACCGGGAGCCGCCGGCAGCCTGGGGCGGGGCCTCGGACGAACCTTCGCGAAGAGGGGTCGTGGTCATGGCGAAATCTCCGGTTTGCGGCAGGTCGGGCGAAATCAGGCCGGCAGGTCGCGGTCGAGCGGCTCGAGCGAGCCGGTGCGGCCGTCCGGCAGTTCCATCGACGTGCAGGTGCCTTCCTCGACATACTTCCAGGCGTTGCCCTGGTAGTCGATGGTCGAGGTGCCCTGGCAGGTCGTGCCCGGTCCGGCTGCGCAATCGTTCTGGCCGGCCAACGCGACACCGTAGCATTTCACATTGGCGGCGGCCGCATCAGTGGCGGTAACAAGCTGGGCGCCTGACAGGGCGGCAGCAACCGCGCCGGCGAGAACGGCACCGGAAAGTGCGGACTTGGAAGCATTGGACATGTGTAACTCCTCTGAATGTTCGGGCCGGACTTTTCCGCCCGGCAAACGCAGGAGTCGCAGAGTGGCCAATAAAACGGAAATCAAGGCGACGTTATCCGCCGTCACTTCCGTGTGAGGGAAAGTTGAGCGCGCGAGATGAACTCACGCGTCGAGCAATTCGGAAAATCGGGCGATGTCCGTTTCCTTCGTTTCGAAGCTGGTGACCATGCGCACGAGCGTTTCGCCTTCCGCCAGCCCGGTGTTCTCGCCGGCCGGTTCCGGCCAGTCGTGGAAATGCACGCCGGCGGCAAGCAGGCGATCGTACTCGCCGACCGGCAGGATCGCGAACACCTCGTTTGCCTGCGGCGGCCATGCCAGTCGCGCGCGGTTGCTGTTTTCAATCGTCGCGGCGAGCCTGGCCGCCATGGCATTGGCGTGCCGGGCGAGTTCGAGCCAGAGGCCGTTTTCGAGATAGGCCAGGAACTGGGCAGCGACAAAGCGCGACTTTGAGAACAGCTGCCCCGAGCGCTTGCGCAGCCACGGCATGTCCCGCGCCATTTCCGGATCGAAGAACAACAGCGCTTCGGCGCACCAGCAGCCGTTCTTGGTGCCGCCGAAGGACAGGATGTCCACACCGCTCTTCCATGTCATCTCCGCCGGCGAGCAATCGAGCGAGACAAGAGCATTGGCGAAACGGGCCCCGTCCATGTGCAGCGGCAGGCCATGATCGCGGCAAACCCCCGATATCGCGGTGATGTCCTCCAATCCGTAGACCGTGCCGATCTCGGTTGCCTGGGTTATCGAGACAGCCATGGCGCGGCCCATGTTGACCGTGCCCGGAGAGAAAGGCTCGATCTCCTCGCGCAGTCGCGACGCATCGATCTTGCCCGAGCTGCCGGGTACAGGGCGCACGCGCACACCGCCGGTCAGGAACTCCGGCGCGCCGCCCTCGTCCTCGCGAACATGGGCGTCGGCGTGGGCAAAGGCGACGCCGCCTATGCGGTTGACCGCGGCAAGCGCCAGCGAATTGGCCGCCGTTCCGGTAGGCAGGAACCAGACGGAAACTTCATGCTCGAAGATCTCGGCCAGGCGCCTTTCGGCCTCGCGATCGAGCGGGCCGGTTCCATAGGCGGCGTGAAAGCCGCTTCCGTGTTCGGTCAGGGCGGCGGAAATGGCCGGATGGGCGCCTGCCCAGTTGTCGGAAGCGAAATACATGGCGGATCTCCCAGGAATGGTTCAGCAACGGACCTTCGGCAGATATCGCGAAACGATGTAACCCGAAACATCGTTTCTGCGACATTTTCGATCCTTTCCTGCGCGATTTTTTTGCAATTGCATCTTGAGAAATTTCCCGCTATCTGCCATAGGAATATGACAGCATTGCTGTCCTATTTTGCATT
This portion of the Oricola thermophila genome encodes:
- the hisN gene encoding histidinol-phosphatase yields the protein MNTRRLPDIAFLQRLAAAAAAETLPLFRNPALVENKDSEGFDPVTAADKQAETAIRSLIEHEFPEHGIVGEEHGTIRSEHPLVWIIDPIDGTRAFISGLPVWGTLVGLKIDGLARIGFMSQPYTGELFVADGDRSLLLRDGATPVTLATRKNHTVSDATLFTTTPALFSGATRDAYDRLEEKVRLARYGCDCYAFAMLAAGFADIVIEAGLKTYDIAALIPLVEQAGGVVTTWDGGNAVDGGDVVAAATPQLHAAALDILNR
- a CDS encoding alpha/beta fold hydrolase, with translation MTTLRFTESNPAPDIAADGHVETPDGFSVRYARFRADANPVKGTVVILQGRNEFIEKYFETISDILDAGFDVVAFDWRGQGGSQRFFRRIDSGYVDSFEQYAIDLDTVFEQIVLPDCRPPYFILGHSSGALAALYTAPAYVNRIRRMVLSSPFLGLPASDFKHGATRAVTKMMGFLGLGNLYVYGGSAARLRKPFEINPLTSDSDRYARNTSVLAEHPELAIGGPSASWVSAAFRAIDVVSDPEHMARTTTPTLVLMAGAESVVSNAAIETLTTRLRSASLLTIDGARHELMQEADIYREQFMAALLAFIPGSGAEPGLPAAGSSD
- a CDS encoding DNA-binding domain-containing protein, translating into MRPEADHPALDTADFCASILDPRHDEPAHVVGPRGKKAVRRFNVYRNNVTVSLINALADIFPAVRRIAGETLFRDMAREFVRAHPPVSPLLFLYGHEFPAFVETFEHTRRMPYLADVARLERAWLTAYHAADVEPLAPAVLGEIPPSALESVTFAPHPATGLVISEYAVFDIFDANRNHETVGRIDAARAQSALVTRPGHEVIVIALDDGHDAFFSCLIQGGALGEAAAAGLAKAGSFDVASAITGLLSTGAFAAVATQ
- a CDS encoding sarcosine oxidase subunit alpha, translating into MTTAGVNRITGKGRLTPANKVRFIFDGKSYSGLEGDTLAAALIANDVHLVGRSFKYHRPRGILSAGPEEPSALVGVRRDAARHTPNVRATVQEIHDGLEAVSQNRWPSLTVDIGAVNDIASPLFSAGFYYKTFMWPKAAWKHIYEPFIRQAAGLGKAPAEADPDHYASRFAHCDVLVIGGGAAGLSAALAAAESGARVIVCDERAAFGGALHFEEESRIDGMPGYEWAQQTAARLSAMDNVRVLPRTTAFGYYAQNFVGLVERVTDHLAAPNPDLPRERLWQVRAKRVIIAAGAIERHMLFPNNDRPGIMLASAARTYLNHHGVAIGRKVGVYTANDSAYAAAIDLRKAGVEIPAIVDMRDDPDSGLLEEAKALGIRVLTGHAVTGAGGKLRVASMSVQRKDGGPAEVIPVDALIMSAGWTPSVHMYSQSRGKVVWDEESGRFLPGEYPQDAVSVGACNGTDDLPEAVAEAIAAGEKAAKAVRPRAKNANLKVKVSGAGQWSGSALGAGPGAEQGKMVKAFVDYQNDVTAKDIRLAVQEGMHSIEHVKRFTTNGMATDQGKLSNLHGLAIAAETLGKPIPQVGLTTFRPPYTPTTFGAIVNHARGKLFDPVRKTPMHEAEEAAGAVFEDVGQWKRAWYYPRSGEDMHAAVNRECRTVREVAGMFDASTLGKIEVVGPDAAKFLDLMYTNPFMKLGVGRLRYGIMCREDGFIYDDGVVARIAEDRFHVTTTTGGAPRVLHHMEDYLQTEFPDLKVWLTSITEQWAVIAVQGPKAREIVEPFVEGVDLSNEAFPHMSFAEARVCGIPARLFRMSFTGEAGYEINVPADYGPVVWNAIHERGTPMGMCLYGTETMHVLRAEKGYIIVGQDTDGTVTPHDAGLSWAVGKKKADFVGIRGLKRPDLVAEGRRQLVGLTVKDGKTVLEEGAQIVADPNQPVPMKIIGWVSSSYWSENCGQPIALALVENGFRRMGETLYVPMPDRVIEVEVRDTVFFDKEGGRLNG
- the cpdR gene encoding cell cycle two-component system response regulator CpdR gives rise to the protein MNRILLAEDDNDMRAFLVRALEKAGYQVVDFDNGAAAYERLREEPFSLLLTDIVMPEMDGIELARRATELDPDLKVMFITGFAAVALNPDSNAPKDAKVLSKPFHLRELVSEVDKMIKAA
- a CDS encoding sarcosine oxidase subunit gamma, giving the protein MADNAVFRTLPLAGQTLGGSGVSIAAAPEAWRVSLRAGGTSVAALSKALGVTLPKKPKTSSSNGSRHALWLGPDEWLVIDESADPSTDCASVKAVHSAVDISHRNTAILVSGPAAADVINAGCPQDLSIEAFPAGACSRTVLGKIEVVLYRVDEESFRVECWRSFSEYAFDFLTDAARAA
- a CDS encoding MaoC family dehydratase, translated to MATITVDDIPGAIGTEIGRSDWRTVTQEMINLFADATDDHQWIHLDPERAARETPFGGTIAHGFLTLSLLSTLAYEALPQLEGSTMGINYGFDKVRFMAPVRAGARIRAVFKLADADIRPSGRVISTYDVTLEIENGTKPALAATWITMAVLERH
- a CDS encoding DoxX family protein, translated to MSDIADTKDVQDAFLPAQVKALARLHDRIFRSLENGLSGWFNGFAARFAFASLLLLYYLNSGWNKLGDGVFGFLKPSVGAYASILPPVFEDHGADVDAIPFYWDFVVILGTMAEIALPLLIVLGLFSRIAALGMIAFIAVQSYVDIAFHGLSGKYVGAMFDRFPDSIIFDQRMMWVFLMLMIVANGPGRLSLDHLLARRFRQP
- a CDS encoding N-formylglutamate amidohydrolase; this encodes MLCEPDFTNHPAFEVRQPAEQRVPFVFNSPHSGRYYPERFLGMSRLDRISIRRSEDYFVEELFSGAVPLGAPMLLAHFPRAYLDVNREPYELDPRMFGERLPPYVNSRSIRVAGGLGTIPRVVSEGIEIYGKRLPVAEAQARIANIYKPYHQTLRDLLAQTHRRFGFAVLIDCHSMPASVRYGQDGVRPDFIIGDRFGTSASRELSEAAMSILSGMGYLVTSNKPYAGGFITEHYGRPLKGLHALQIEVNRGLYMDEPTITKKASFHLLQEDIASFISQLMSLPDSNFFDYSVAAE
- a CDS encoding Hsp20 family protein, with the protein product MRHVDYSPLFRSTVGFDRLFSMLDTLAQPEHNGQTYPPYNIERTGENNYRITMAVAGFSEDDLSIEARANVLTVAGAKPEQKDEEKREFLHRGIASRAFERRFQLADYVEVKSAELKNGLLHIDLEREIPEAMKPRKIAIKNGQDKNGKQIEAKAVN